The DNA region GGCTGGCGGTATCTATTGTCTATAGGGTTTTTGTGACAGCAAGTCAGACACCCAAATATAGGTTCCTGCAGATCTCAATACGCATCCAGAGATACATCCCGATACTCGTCCAGATACCGCTCAATCGCGCCTTCACGCCAGCCCAGTGGGGAGAGCACACTCTCTGCCGCTCGAAGTAACTGCGTCCGATAGAACCCGTCGTCGTACTCTTCGAGCGATTCGTGGGCCAGTCGAACGCGCTCAGGAGACTTCTTGTCGTCGTCGACGACCACGTACTGGACTGACTGGCCAGGGTGGCGTGGAATCCCGAGGTGCTTCGCTCGCTCTAGCGCGGCAACGTTCCGGGTGTACTGGCTGTACTCTGACAGCGACTTCGAGACGCGGTTCTTCACGAGCAACTCGTCGGGCGAAACATCACCCCGACTGAGCTTCCCCAACCACGTCTTCAGGCGTTCGACCACTGCCTCGGCATCCCTAGTTTCGGCGAGCGTCTCGATGAGGTCCTTTTGGGCATCTTCGATGAACTGGGGCGTGCTCCGCTGGCGGCATTCGATTCCGCGGAACTTGTACTCGTCAACGCCTGCCTCCTTCCCGAAGTACTTCGTCAGCGCGCCGGCGTCGCTGTTGCGCATGGGGACGAACGCGATCCAGTCGTAGGCGGCCTCGTACTCCAGTCGGATACCCACGTCAGCAGTAATCTCGTCGACCAGCTCTTCCAGCGGCGTCTGCTCCTCTCCTTCGATGGCGGTCACCCAGATGGAGTCGACGATGCCATGGATGACACGCCAACCGTTCGCCTCGAAGGTGTCCTTGGCGTCGAGCAGTATCTCACGAGCGTAGGCGTTGATTGCCTCGTGGCATTCGATGCGCCCGAACTTCGCGTTCGAGAAGCCCTGGTAGCCGAAGCACGACACCAGAATCCACTTGATGGCGCTCGACTGCCCCTCCAGTGCCTCGATTCGCTCGGGGTCCTCGGCCTCTTTGAGTTCGGCCTTGATGTCGTCCCGGTCGCTGACGAGTGGCTCTAGCACGTCGGGGAGGAACCCGCGTTCGTCACAGATGGAGTAGCCAAGCCCGGGCACATCCTCCCGATTGCTATGGCAGTCACAGCGAATCTTGTCTGGGCTCACGTTACGCGTGACGATGATATTGGGATACAACGAGGAGAAGTCGAGTTCGTGGACGTCCTCGTGGAACCCGGCGTCGGGGGCGAACGTGAACCCGCCGCGGTCGGCGTCGTGGAGCTGGCGCATCGTCTTCGGGAACTCATGCCGCCAGGAGTGCCACGGCACGAGTACCCCACGACTCCGTGCTTCTCGAATCTGGATGGCGGTGAGAATGGAGCCGATGGAGGACCGGGCGAGTTCTTGCAGCGGCTTGTGAGAGCGACTCACGAGGTCGAGACAGCTGTTCAGGTTCGTCTGGTTCCACGTGAACGTGTTCGACCGGTTGACGATGGCACGACCGGGAACGTTGTAGCGGGCTGGCGAGTGTCCGACCCGACCGTAGCTCGTGTACGTCGACCGTCCGGCGAGTTGCTGGTAGCGCTCACCAGGCAGCCGCCCAAGTTCGAAGTCGTCGAACCCGACCGATTGCGCTTGCGTGAACAGCGCTGGAATCACGTCGCTGGTGTTCACCAGCAACACGTCCGGGTTCACCTCGTCCACCCGAGACTGCAGCGTCGTAAGAACGCCTTCGCGGTCGCCTGTTAGCGTCTCACCGTCGACGGTGAGACTCGTGATGTGCTCGTTTGCGAGGGCCTGATCGTCGACATCAAGCCGGAGCACAGAAAGGTCGCTGGCAGGCGTCGGGTCGATACCCTCCTCCAGACAGTAGCGGTACTCTCGGGAGAGGTCGACGTTGTACAGTCGGTAGACGCCTGGGTCCGCCCAGGCCGCGACCTCCCGGGCGATTCGCTTCACTGCGTCGATGTTCGAGGCGTCTACACGGAGGACTCGGGACGGTTCGTGGCGGAAGCTGATTCGCTCCTCGACGTAGCGGGTGTGTTCGACCTGTGGGTGTTCCGAGAACGTCGGCTCAATCTCGGTGAGGCTTCTGCCTTTGTGCGCGGAGACGTACAGCGTCGGCGTGTAGGACTCGTCGACTTCATAGGTCGCACCGTCCTCGGTGGTAGTCCACTGGTACACCTTGCCGTTGATGAAGTCGAACTTGTACGGCACGAGACTCACCTCGGGTGGGTTGCCTGTTCGTGCGGTTCCTCAACTGCTGCTTCGAGTTCCGTGATGCGCTTCTCCTGTTCGAGGACGATGGACATGAGTACGGGAACCGACGTGGAGCGATGATTGAGGTAGCCAGCGGTGTCGGCGTGTGCTCGCGCGTGCTCGAACAGTGCGTCGAAGTGTTCCTAATCGTGGCGGCGGAGTGCGCGCCGGTAGTCGCTCCAGGAGTTCTCCATCGCTCGCAGCGAGTCTCTGAAGGTCGGGTTAGTACGTCCCACTGAGACTCACCTCCGGTTGCGGGCTCTCGGCGAGCGCGGCGTGTCTGTCCTGCAGAACGCGAGCGTGGTCTGGACGTCCCCGTTCTCGAGCGGGTAGACGAGCGTCTCGAACTCGCCGCCGGAGAAGCGTGGCCCGAACTGGGTGCGTTCGCACTCCAGTACCTCGCCGGCGAGGTCCCGCATGGGCTGGCTGAACGAGTCCACGCGCTTGCGGGTGAGGAGTATCGGCAACTCGTGCTCGTCGGCGAGTGCCTCGACGATGTCGGGGCCTGCCTCACGCATCGCGTCGCCTTCCCCCCGACGGAGGTCGTCATCGCCATAGAAGGCGTCGAAGGCGGGCAGGACCAGCAATGTGGTGTCGTCGTCGATGAACTCGGGCGTGTCGAACAGCAGGCTCTGGTGCTGCCAGGGGGTAAACGCTCGGGCGACCTCGATTCGGTCGAGGGCGCGCATGCTCGGGGCGAGCTGGGCCATCGGCTTGGTCGTGGCGTGGCCGTGAGCATCGAGCCACGTTGCAGTCCCGCTTTCGAGGAGGACATGGTCGAGGACCAGCGATTGCAGTGCACCCGTGACACGCTCGTCGGCTTCGAGCAGGGTCACGCCCGGGTTGAGCGTCGGCAGCTCTGGCGTGTTCGTCTGGGTCGGTGGTTCGGTCATGGCTATCTGAACGTAGCCACGTCCCACACTTAGGCTCGACAGGGCCGTTACCGATACTGCCGATAGTAGATTCAGACCGCATTCGTGGAATGACCATGCGCAACTGTCCGGATAGACGAATCAGGCGGGCATAGGTGGCTGGTCTGGTCTATGAACCGTTTAGGAATTACTCACGTCTCGTTTTGTGACCGACCGTACTTTCGGCAAAGCTGGTCGTTTCGAAATTTCCGTTACCTGGACCTATTCACTCTGGTATCTCAGCAGGCGTGGCTAGCAAAACTCACTCCGGCGTCTCATCGAAGCTATTCTCGTAGACAAGGAAGCTTGGCAGTTACGACAAACTTAGCGGAAGAGCCGAATGTGCCTAAACTACTCTTCCGCTTCGCTTCCACCTTCAGAACGACGCTATCCTGCCGCCTTCTGCGGATTCAGCAGAGCAGGTTGTACGGCTGTTGTACGTCGTGGTGAGCTTGCTGTTACAGAACACCTGGCGGTATCTGCACTGGGAGTACGTGGCGACGCCCCGCCGTGACGGGCGTCGCCTCTGGAAGTGGTCGTTCAAGGAGTTCATCAACATGATTCGACGGGCAGCGTGGACGGCTCTCGCAACGCGTCGGGCCGTCCCCGCGAGCCGATCACCGGACGACCAGTTTCACCGGTAGACTTCGACCGGGCTGGCCTATGGTGTGAGTGGCGGCTCTGTCGCGTCGGGGGCAATCGCCCCCGACAGCAACGGCTCTCTATCGATTCGTCCATGATTCTCTCGACGAGATCGTTAGTGCAACTGCTCCGACACAGAACTCAGGTTTCAGAAACAGTTAGCCGAGAACGCTTTGTGAGGTACTGAATCTAAGTGAGAAGGAAGAGTACTGGGTAATCTAGCCGAATATCTTGGCTAACCAGCCAATTAACCCAGAGTGACCGGTGTCTGAACTCGAGCTGCTGCTCGTATTCGAAGAGCTGGTGTCGGAATCTGGTGATTTGGAATCGAATCCCTTGTGTGATCCGCTGTACCAATCTGGGCCGTCACTCGGATCACCTGTCTTACGCGAGCCCTCTAGCTGTAAGTCCGAAGCCTCGAGCGACTCGGGCACCCCTTCAACCACTTCTGGTTTGAACACCAGCCGATAATCACCCGAATTGTCTCCAGCGGGAACCTTTTCAAAGAGGTCTGAATAATCAGGTGGTGATGACACTTGGTCCTCGCCAATCAGTGGTGCAGAATGGTTAATCGGGTCATCCGGGATGGACGAAACCGTATCGAGTGAATTGGTCGAATCCCCGATCCCTCCTGACCCGCTCACATCTAACGAGCTACCGAAGAGCTCACTCTCCTCTTTCCACTCTTGATGAGCCTCCCACATGGCCCGGTCATGCTCACGGCGTTGGAGTTCATCTCGAGCGGCTTCCCGGAATTGACCCGCAAAATCAGGGTCGTTCAGAATATCCTGATACCCGGTCCGAGGGGCCACGCCATATCGGTCAACTTGGTTGAGTTCGTAGTTACTGAACGTCTGGAGATCTGGGCCATAGTTTGGTGCACCATAAGTCATGTTACATAGTGACGTGGACCTACAGAATAAGTGTTACCCCAGTGCCACAACGAGTCAAGTAGTCGGTCAAATTTCTCGCCAGAGGTTGAAACCAGTGGCCGATACGTACTTCAGATATATCGAATAAAGGAGAGTGGCCTATGCGATACTGTACGTCCGCCCACGCTTCTCACCGTGGCTCGTAATCAGGCCGTAGCGGTCGAGCTTCTTGAGGTGGTAGCGCACCGTTTGTTTCGCCTTAGGTTCCTCAAAGCGTTCGACGTATATTTCGTAGAGTTTACCTGACCCGATCTCCCCTTCTTCATCGATGATGTCGTAGATGGCGTGCTGGTGCTCGGTGAGTTTCTCCAGCGTGTTCTGACGGACTTCCTCCTTCCCAGCGGGGACGGCCTCTTCGATGATGCTCCGGGTAATCTCGTCTGCGCTCTGCTGGTCTGCCCGGCGAGCGGCCGACCGGAGGATGCCGATGCCGACCCGAGCGTCACCTGCCGCACTATCGGCAATCAATCTGAGTTCCTGTTTGCCGATACTGTCCTCGGTGAGTCCCCCAGCGCGCCCTGGCTTCGAGAATCGCAACCAGTTCCTTGAGGTGGTACTTGTCGAACTGGATGCGAACGCAGCTATGGAGCCGGCTCATGAGAGGGTCTTCGAGCTGTGAGAACAGTTCTTCCTCGCGGTTGGCGATGAGGACCATCGTGATCTTCGGCGCCTAGTAGAGGTCGTACAGGACCTTCGAGTCTTGGAGCTGGTCGACCTCGTCAAGGATGATGACGTACTGTGGCCCCTCGTAATCCCGTAGTCGGGTCGAGAGCTCGTCCTTTGGGGTGGACTGGCGCTGGATATCGACGGTCTGGTTGATACCCTCCAGGATACGGTAGAGGACGCGGTATCGGGAATAGTCCTGCCAGCAGTTGACGTACTGGGTGTTGATGTCCAGCACGTTCTCGCGGAGTTTCTCGACGGTGTACTGGGCGATACAGGTCTTCCCAGCGCCACTGGGCCCGTACAGGAGTGCAGTCTCGCCCGATTGCCCGTCCATGATGGGCCGGAGCGCGTTCGAGAGGTGGTTCATCCTTGGGATTACGGTGCTCGACCTCCTGTGGGATGAACTCGGGCTGGAGGACGCGGGCGTCGGCGATCATCAGATAGGTCTGTGCTGGGGAGGACAATAAACGGCACCGTGGGGTTGCCGTTATTGCCGATACTCGATTCTCGGGGTGGTTCGATAGTCGGTGAGTCTATTGCTGGACTACTCAGCTAATGACTCAGCGAGACCACGGAAATGGGAGGCGAGGATTTGGCGTTCTTCGTCTGTGATGTCTTGACGAACTCGGACGCGTGCGAGGACGTGTTCTTCGTCGATTTCATCGACGAGTTCAGCAAGGTCAAGGTCAGCGGTGTGCCACGATTTCTCTGTCATAATCTGTTTGGAGTCGGTATCGTACTAAAACAACGGTTCGAGTGACGGATGAGCAAGTGACGGACCGTGAATTCGCACGAGAACAGCCGCTCACTGGATAGCAGGAGAGCCGGTTTGGAAGCACGGAAAACGAACCGGTCAGTCGGTAATCCGAATCTCTGAGTTCACGCGATAGATGTACCCACGCATCTCCAGTACTTCGAGTGCTTCGCGAGCGTCCGCTCGTGTGAAGCCCTCTTTCATGAGTAGGCTTTCGGCATTGGCTTCGTCGATGCCGGGTTCAGGCGGTGAAACCGTCCCGGAAAGGAGGTCGAGGCAATCCTCAGCAAAGGGTGGAATCGGCGTTGATTCGCCGTGCATGGGTTCAGTCCGTCTACGGATATTCGTTCAGGCTCAATAGACCTATCCCCTGTATGGTTCAGGGATTTTGTCGCTCCACAGCGCCGATAACTTCCTTCGCGGTCTTCACAATACGCTGGAGCCGCT from Haloarchaeobius amylolyticus includes:
- a CDS encoding type B DNA-directed DNA polymerase; translated protein: MPYKFDFINGKVYQWTTTEDGATYEVDESYTPTLYVSAHKGRSLTEIEPTFSEHPQVEHTRYVEERISFRHEPSRVLRVDASNIDAVKRIAREVAAWADPGVYRLYNVDLSREYRYCLEEGIDPTPASDLSVLRLDVDDQALANEHITSLTVDGETLTGDREGVLTTLQSRVDEVNPDVLLVNTSDVIPALFTQAQSVGFDDFELGRLPGERYQQLAGRSTYTSYGRVGHSPARYNVPGRAIVNRSNTFTWNQTNLNSCLDLVSRSHKPLQELARSSIGSILTAIQIREARSRGVLVPWHSWRHEFPKTMRQLHDADRGGFTFAPDAGFHEDVHELDFSSLYPNIIVTRNVSPDKIRCDCHSNREDVPGLGYSICDERGFLPDVLEPLVSDRDDIKAELKEAEDPERIEALEGQSSAIKWILVSCFGYQGFSNAKFGRIECHEAINAYAREILLDAKDTFEANGWRVIHGIVDSIWVTAIEGEEQTPLEELVDEITADVGIRLEYEAAYDWIAFVPMRNSDAGALTKYFGKEAGVDEYKFRGIECRQRSTPQFIEDAQKDLIETLAETRDAEAVVERLKTWLGKLSRGDVSPDELLVKNRVSKSLSEYSQYTRNVAALERAKHLGIPRHPGQSVQYVVVDDDKKSPERVRLAHESLEEYDDGFYRTQLLRAAESVLSPLGWREGAIERYLDEYRDVSLDAY